Proteins found in one Ostrinia nubilalis chromosome 27, ilOstNubi1.1, whole genome shotgun sequence genomic segment:
- the LOC135084765 gene encoding protein ERGIC-53 codes for MSALNNLLVLATISCILVFVNTQSVHRRFEYKYSFKPPYLAQKDGSVPFWEYGGNAIASGESVRLAPSMRSQKGAIWSKHPLSFDWWEVDVMFKVTGRGRIGADGLAFWYTTQRGDYTGEVFGSSDRWNGLALIFDSFDNDNKHNNPYIMAVLNDGTKVFDHKSDGSTQLLSGCLRDFRNKPFPTRARIEYYLNTLTVYFHNGMTNNEADYELCFRAENVVLPRGGYFGLSAATGGLADDHDVIHLLTTSLHTTQQQGGQQISADEQQKLDREYQEYQQKLEQQKDQYRKDHPDEMKDKESEFDDWFESDGQREFRQIWQGVMALQDALRDVNKKVDEVIGKQTNSLSLLSAVYSHTQGQPIQPAAPGQPPAQMPSLPIGRHDWDGLVANNQIMINTIAELKGFIIEVARKSDALIAASGGAPAATAAGAINPQFLSEMRDSMHQLKQSVAGVAQRMSNAPQVVQQPLSSCPDVSCVSLAGLLVVVAAQLTLMFFYAVYKERKEAQAKKFF; via the exons ATGTCTgcgttaaataatttattagtgtTAGCGACAATATCCTGCATATTAGTGTTTGTAAACACACAATCAGTGCATAGACGATTTGAATACAAGTATTCTTTCAAGCCTCCTTATTTAGCACAAAAAGATGGATCAGTTCCTTTCTGGGAGTATGGTGGCA ATGCGATCGCGTCGGGTGAGAGCGTGCGGCTGGCTCCGTCTATGCGCAGCCAGAAGGGCGCCATCTGGTCCAAGCACCCGCTGTCGTTTGATTGGTGGGAGGTGGACGTGATGTTCAAGGTCACCGGGAGGGGCAGGATAGGAGCCGACGGGCTG GCATTCTGGTACACGACGCAACGCGGTGACTACACGGGTGAAGTTTTCGGCTCCTCGGACCGCTGGAACGGGCTGGCGCTCATCTTCGATTCCTTTGACAACGACAACAAGCATAACAACCCATACATAATGGCCGTGCTCAACGATGGGACGAAGGTGTTTGATCACAAGAG CGATGGATCCACTCAGTTGCTGTCGGGCTGCCTGCGAGACTTCAGAAACAAGCCGTTCCCGACGCGCGCTCGCATCGAGTACTATCTCAACACGCTCACTGTATACTTCCACAACG GCATGACCAACAACGAAGCGGACTACGAGCTGTGTTTCCGCGCCGAGAATGTGGTGCTCCCTCGCGGCGGCTACTTCGGGCTGTCGGCCGCCACCGGCGGGCTGGCCGACGACCATGACGTCATACACCTGCTGACTACGTCACTGCACACCACGCAGCAACAGG GCGGGCAGCAGATCAGCGCGGACGAGCAGCAGAAGCTGGACCGCGAGTACCAGGAGTACCAACAGAAGCTCGAGCAGCAGAAGGACCAGTACCGCAAGGACCACCCCGACGAG ATGAAGGACAAGGAGAGTGAATTCGACGACTGGTTCGAGTCGGACGGCCAGCGCGAGTTCCGACAGATCTGGCAGGGGGTCATGGCCTTACAAGACGCACTCCGTGACGTCAACAAGAAGGTCGATGAG GTGATCGGCAAACAGACCAACTCGCTGTCCCTCCTCAGCGCAGTATACAGCCACACACAAGGACAGCCCATACAGCCCGCCGCGCCCGGCCAGCCGCCTGCGCAG ATGCCGTCGCTGCCGATCGGGCGGCACGACTGGGACGGGCTGGTGGCCAACAACCAGATCATGATCAACACCATCGCCGAGCTCAA AGGGTTCATAATCGAAGTGGCGCGTAAATCAGACGCTCTGATAGCGGcgagcggcggcgcgccggcggcTACGGCGGCGGGTGCCATCAACCCGCAGTTCCTGAGCGAGATGAGGGACTCCATGCACCAGCTCAAACAGTCGGTCGCTGGCGTGGCGCAGAG GATGTCCAACGCGCCTCAAGTGGTACAACAGCCGCTATCGTCGTGCCCGGACGTGTCGTGCGTGAGCCTGGCGGGGCTGCTGGTGGTGGTGGCGGCGCAGCTCACGCTCATGTTCTTCTACGCCGTCTACAA AGAAAGAAAAGAAGCGCAAGCGAAGAAATTCTTCTGA